One Citricoccus sp. K5 DNA window includes the following coding sequences:
- a CDS encoding MDR family MFS transporter, with translation MTGIIGALALGAFVMILNETVLTVALPSIMADYGVSAAAGQWLTTGFLLTMAVVIPLTGYLLQRYTMRGLFVFALCSFLVGTVLAIIAPSFGVLLAARVIQAVGTAIVMPLLMNTTLTLVPFQHRGMVMGLNSIVISVGPAIGPTVSGIIVNSLSWHWIFGLMTPLVVIILVLGIIFIKVPSATRRLPVDVFSVILSALAFGGLVYALSTIGGALENPTLPLVSGVIGVAALALFITRQVRLTRTDRELLNLRPFKNRTFTLSIVMIMIAMGTLLGTVVILPIFLQNGSGLSTMTIGMMLLPGGLVQIAVGPIFGRVFDRHGPRPVLIPGALMLALGQWLFTTIHPGTELGLIVAFHTIFCIGLAMLMTGLLSAALSGVPQQLYGHGSAIFNTGQQLGGAIGTTIFVTVMSAVAAAETGAGSALVDGLFHGAHFAFIVGGILATIAVLCAPFIKSPQRG, from the coding sequence TTGACCGGCATCATCGGCGCACTGGCACTCGGTGCCTTCGTGATGATCCTCAACGAAACTGTGCTCACCGTGGCACTGCCGTCGATCATGGCCGACTACGGGGTCTCCGCGGCGGCAGGTCAGTGGCTCACCACCGGATTCCTGCTCACGATGGCCGTGGTCATCCCTCTGACGGGCTACCTGCTGCAGCGGTACACCATGCGCGGACTGTTCGTCTTCGCGCTGTGCAGCTTCTTGGTCGGCACCGTCCTGGCCATCATCGCGCCGTCCTTCGGTGTCCTGTTGGCCGCCCGCGTCATTCAAGCCGTCGGCACCGCCATCGTGATGCCGCTGCTCATGAACACCACCCTGACGCTCGTGCCGTTCCAGCACCGGGGGATGGTCATGGGCCTTAACTCGATCGTGATCTCTGTCGGCCCGGCCATCGGACCCACCGTGTCCGGGATCATCGTCAACTCATTGTCCTGGCACTGGATCTTCGGTCTCATGACTCCGCTCGTCGTCATCATCCTGGTGCTGGGCATCATTTTCATCAAGGTGCCCTCGGCAACCCGCAGGCTTCCGGTCGATGTTTTCTCCGTGATCCTCTCGGCTCTGGCCTTCGGTGGTCTGGTCTACGCACTGTCCACTATCGGCGGGGCACTGGAGAACCCCACCCTTCCCCTCGTCAGCGGCGTGATCGGCGTGGCCGCGCTGGCCCTGTTCATCACCCGCCAGGTTCGTCTGACCCGCACCGATCGTGAACTGCTGAACCTGCGGCCCTTTAAAAACCGTACCTTCACGCTCAGCATCGTCATGATCATGATCGCCATGGGCACGCTGCTGGGCACCGTGGTCATCCTGCCGATCTTCCTGCAGAACGGCAGCGGCTTGAGCACCATGACCATCGGCATGATGCTGCTTCCCGGTGGGCTGGTGCAGATCGCCGTGGGCCCGATCTTCGGACGTGTCTTCGACCGCCATGGCCCGCGACCGGTGCTGATCCCCGGTGCACTGATGCTGGCGCTGGGCCAGTGGTTGTTCACCACCATCCACCCGGGCACCGAGCTGGGCCTGATCGTCGCCTTCCACACCATCTTCTGCATCGGGCTGGCCATGTTGATGACCGGCCTGCTCTCCGCAGCACTGAGTGGAGTCCCTCAACAGCTCTACGGTCACGGCTCGGCCATCTTCAACACCGGCCAGCAGCTCGGTGGCGCCATTGGAACCACGATCTTCGTGACTGTCATGAGCGCCGTTGCGGCCGCCGAGACCGGTGCCGGCTCGGCGCTGGTCGACGGGCTGTTCCACGGCGCCCACTTCGCGTTCATCGTCGGAGGGATCCTCGCGACGATCGCCGTCCTCTGTGCCCCGTTCATCAAGAGCCCGCAGCGCGGCTGA